A window of Synechococcus sp. MEDNS5 contains these coding sequences:
- a CDS encoding NHLP bacteriocin system secretion protein has translation MTTSSRVERLRGRWNGLSEHQQVGASLAGVGGLFGLWLMFWPVPTQVEGQGVLIYPDNAGILNARSGGQVLSLDTKVGDRVRQGQVLMTLYLPVLERQLDQQQGNLEQLILQNEELNKRDALRIATAKAALDTALAKLDDDQKRLAQLQSTYTSKLKNLDWLAQRDVVAPLSRAVVSAEQGLTTTSVQLDDIKIQRKDEITQFQQIKLGIETEQLDRTFQIDDLKRQIKVTEAKIAFDGKVIAERSGTVLDLQVIAGQTVKTSDRLGTIGRNQAPAANQRKTGGDLIAVSYFSPADARRLPLGLPVEVVPHWNQRGRFGGIEGKVRSVLTLPATQEDISTTVGNGQLAEELVKDGPVMRAEIELDRVPGSDDGYRWTLSQGSGVFPIRDGLTVDTFAYVEWRSPITYIIPGLRSLTGGFRTFRIDRVWDLPFLRQPGTPQ, from the coding sequence ATGACGACATCCAGCCGGGTTGAACGACTCAGAGGTCGCTGGAATGGCCTCTCCGAGCACCAGCAAGTTGGTGCATCCCTGGCAGGTGTCGGTGGATTGTTTGGCCTTTGGCTGATGTTCTGGCCTGTTCCCACGCAAGTGGAAGGTCAGGGCGTTTTGATTTACCCCGACAATGCGGGCATCCTCAATGCCCGCTCGGGAGGGCAGGTTCTGAGCCTTGACACCAAGGTGGGTGACCGGGTGCGCCAGGGGCAGGTGTTGATGACCCTGTATCTCCCAGTGCTGGAACGGCAGCTCGATCAGCAGCAAGGCAATCTCGAGCAGCTAATCCTTCAGAACGAGGAGCTCAACAAACGCGACGCTCTGCGTATCGCCACTGCCAAGGCAGCCCTGGACACGGCTCTCGCCAAGCTCGATGACGATCAGAAACGGCTGGCTCAACTGCAATCCACCTACACCAGCAAGCTCAAGAATCTCGATTGGCTTGCCCAGCGCGATGTGGTGGCGCCGCTGTCAAGGGCTGTGGTGTCTGCAGAGCAAGGTCTGACGACGACCAGTGTTCAGCTGGATGACATCAAGATTCAGCGCAAGGATGAGATCACACAGTTCCAGCAGATCAAGTTGGGCATCGAAACCGAGCAACTCGATCGAACCTTTCAGATCGACGATCTCAAGCGCCAGATCAAGGTGACGGAAGCCAAGATTGCCTTCGATGGCAAGGTGATCGCCGAGCGCAGTGGAACGGTTCTCGATTTACAGGTCATTGCCGGTCAGACCGTGAAAACCAGTGACCGCCTCGGCACCATTGGCCGAAACCAAGCACCAGCGGCTAATCAACGTAAAACCGGAGGCGATCTGATTGCTGTCTCCTACTTTTCTCCGGCGGATGCCCGTCGTCTCCCGCTCGGGCTTCCAGTGGAGGTGGTCCCACACTGGAACCAGCGTGGTCGTTTCGGTGGGATCGAGGGCAAAGTGCGCAGTGTGCTCACGCTGCCTGCGACGCAGGAAGACATCTCCACAACCGTCGGCAATGGTCAGCTGGCCGAAGAACTGGTGAAGGATGGGCCGGTGATGCGTGCCGAGATCGAACTCGATCGTGTCCCCGGCAGCGATGATGGTTACCGCTGGACCTTGTCTCAAGGCAGCGGCGTGTTTCCGATCCGCGATGGCCTCACCGTCGATACATTTGCCTACGTCGAATGGCGATCTCCGATCACCTACATCATTCCCGGTTTGCGCTCGCTGACCGGTGGGTTCCGCACCTTCCGCATCGATCGTGTCTGGGATCTGCCCTTCCTAAGGCAGCCCGGAACTCCACAGTGA
- the psbP gene encoding photosystem II reaction center PsbP, with translation MRFPLHSSLRTLCALLCVLMLTACSGAGAGLNSFKSPDGRYAFLYPAGWTRVAVTGGPQVVFHDLINSDETVSLVVSDVDPDNDLEGLGSAVAIGERLRREVIAPDGSGRDAELIEARERESAGHTFYDLEYAVHLQNRDRHELATVVVDRGRLYTLATSTNEERWTKVQGLFESVITSFTLLI, from the coding sequence ATGCGTTTTCCGCTGCACTCTTCGCTCAGAACATTGTGCGCACTTCTCTGCGTCTTGATGCTGACCGCGTGCAGCGGAGCGGGGGCGGGGCTCAACTCCTTTAAGAGCCCCGACGGACGTTATGCCTTCCTCTACCCGGCTGGGTGGACCCGCGTGGCCGTGACCGGGGGGCCGCAGGTGGTCTTTCACGACCTGATCAATAGTGATGAAACCGTCAGCCTGGTGGTTTCCGATGTGGATCCAGACAATGACCTTGAAGGGCTGGGAAGTGCCGTTGCCATCGGCGAACGACTGCGTCGTGAGGTGATTGCTCCCGACGGCAGCGGCCGTGATGCTGAACTCATCGAAGCGCGCGAACGGGAGAGCGCAGGTCACACGTTCTATGACCTGGAATACGCCGTTCATCTTCAAAACCGCGATCGGCACGAGCTGGCCACGGTTGTGGTTGATCGCGGTCGCCTCTACACCCTGGCCACCAGCACCAACGAAGAGCGCTGGACGAAGGTTCAGGGATTGTTTGAGTCAGTGATCACCTCCTTCACCCTGCTGATTTGA
- the recR gene encoding recombination mediator RecR, with the protein MARLIDQFERLPGIGPRTAQRLALHLLRQPEEQIRSFADALLAARTEVGQCQTCHHLSAETICEICRNPERSNGQICVVADSRDLLALERTREFSGHYHVLGGLISPMDGIGPDLLQISSLVKRVAANNTDEVILALTPSVEGDTTSLYVARLLKPFTRVSRIAYGLPVGSELEYADDVTLSRALEGRRAVE; encoded by the coding sequence CTGGCACGGCTGATCGATCAATTCGAACGGTTGCCTGGTATTGGCCCACGCACTGCCCAGCGACTGGCCCTGCACCTGCTTCGCCAACCGGAGGAGCAGATCCGCAGTTTTGCCGATGCACTCCTGGCGGCGCGAACGGAGGTTGGCCAGTGCCAGACCTGCCACCACCTCAGCGCAGAGACAATCTGTGAAATCTGCCGTAATCCGGAACGGTCCAACGGCCAGATCTGCGTGGTGGCTGATTCACGCGATCTCCTGGCACTGGAACGCACCCGGGAATTTTCAGGTCATTATCACGTTCTCGGAGGCCTGATCTCACCCATGGATGGAATCGGCCCCGACCTGCTTCAGATCTCCAGCTTGGTGAAGAGGGTCGCAGCCAACAACACCGACGAAGTGATCCTGGCGCTCACGCCCAGTGTGGAAGGCGACACCACCAGCCTCTATGTGGCCAGGTTGCTCAAGCCGTTCACCCGTGTCAGTCGGATTGCCTATGGGCTGCCGGTGGGCAGTGAGCTGGAATATGCCGACGACGTCACCCTCAGCCGGGCGCTCGAAGGGCGGCGGGCTGTGGAGTGA
- the lipA gene encoding lipoyl synthase, with protein MSRYSSIPPRERLPEWLRRSIGDASAIERVQTLVKSNALHTICEEGRCPNRGECYAAGTATFLLGGSICTRSCAFCQVDKGRAPEALNPLEAERVADAVITMGLRYVVLTAVARDDLEDHGASLFTTAMEAIRQRNPLIAIEVLTPDFWGGQPDQREGIQMQRRRLKTVLDASPICFNHNLETVERMQGEVRRGATYERSLGLLAAARELAPSIPTKSGLMLGLGETREEVIQTMEHLRAVDCQRLTIGQYMRPSLAHIPVARYWHPDEFSELGHIATELGFSVVRSAPLVRSSYHAAA; from the coding sequence ATCAGTCGCTACTCCTCGATCCCGCCGCGGGAACGTCTGCCCGAGTGGTTGCGGCGATCCATCGGCGACGCCTCCGCGATCGAGCGTGTTCAAACCCTTGTGAAATCCAACGCCCTTCACACCATCTGCGAAGAAGGACGCTGCCCGAATCGGGGCGAATGTTACGCCGCCGGTACGGCCACATTTCTGCTGGGTGGGTCCATCTGCACACGCAGTTGTGCGTTCTGTCAGGTGGACAAGGGCCGGGCACCCGAAGCCCTGAACCCCCTGGAAGCGGAGCGGGTGGCGGATGCCGTGATCACCATGGGGCTCCGTTATGTGGTGCTCACCGCTGTTGCCCGCGACGATCTTGAGGACCATGGCGCTTCTCTCTTCACCACGGCCATGGAAGCGATCCGACAGCGCAATCCGCTGATCGCGATCGAGGTGCTCACTCCAGACTTCTGGGGCGGCCAGCCGGACCAGCGTGAAGGGATCCAGATGCAGCGGCGGCGATTGAAAACGGTTCTCGACGCCTCCCCCATCTGCTTCAACCACAATCTGGAAACCGTCGAGCGCATGCAGGGCGAGGTGAGACGGGGTGCGACCTACGAACGCTCGCTGGGACTGCTGGCCGCTGCCAGGGAACTCGCACCATCGATCCCCACCAAAAGTGGGCTGATGCTCGGACTGGGCGAAACCCGAGAGGAGGTGATCCAAACCATGGAGCACCTTCGGGCTGTGGACTGCCAACGCCTCACCATCGGTCAGTACATGCGGCCTTCCCTGGCCCACATTCCCGTCGCCCGCTACTGGCATCCGGATGAATTCTCAGAACTGGGCCATATCGCCACGGAACTCGGCTTCTCCGTGGTGCGCAGCGCTCCACTGGTGCGCAGCAGCTATCACGCCGCGGCCTGA
- a CDS encoding DUF952 domain-containing protein yields MAPLPILYSFRRCPYAMRARWAVLEAGLLVRWREVELKAKPAAMLERSPKGTVPVLVLADGTTIAESVDVMHWALHQADPRDLARRPCLKQQAEIRELINANDGAFKHHLDRFKYTDRYAGACKEQHRQAGLEILHRWSQRIDGYGGWLLEGGCSLADAALFPFVRQWRIADPQGFDSDQGLKGLRGWLQGFLDNPGFERLMQRADPWAPGGHQPHFPADAIAVPKNEPLFHLALAEDWSQAERCGHYSTSTRGLSVEQVGFIHLSWRDQIPDTFRRFYADAGDVRLLTVDPMQIQAPLRADAVPSGELFPHLYGALPVEAVTSVTSYPSD; encoded by the coding sequence ATGGCACCCCTGCCGATTCTCTATAGCTTCCGGCGCTGTCCCTACGCCATGCGAGCCCGCTGGGCCGTTCTCGAGGCAGGTCTCCTGGTGCGATGGCGGGAAGTAGAACTCAAGGCCAAGCCCGCCGCCATGCTGGAGAGGTCGCCGAAGGGGACCGTTCCTGTTCTTGTGCTCGCCGACGGGACGACCATCGCCGAAAGTGTGGATGTGATGCACTGGGCCCTGCACCAGGCTGATCCCCGTGATCTCGCCCGTCGGCCGTGCCTCAAGCAGCAAGCCGAGATCCGGGAGCTCATCAACGCCAACGATGGTGCGTTCAAGCATCATCTGGATCGCTTCAAATACACCGATCGTTATGCCGGAGCCTGCAAAGAACAGCACCGACAGGCTGGTCTGGAGATTCTCCATCGCTGGTCGCAGCGGATCGACGGCTATGGAGGCTGGCTTCTGGAGGGTGGATGTTCGCTGGCGGACGCTGCCTTGTTCCCATTTGTGCGTCAGTGGCGGATTGCCGATCCGCAGGGATTCGACAGTGATCAGGGGTTAAAGGGCCTGCGCGGCTGGTTGCAGGGCTTCCTCGACAACCCTGGATTTGAACGCTTGATGCAACGGGCCGATCCATGGGCTCCAGGGGGGCATCAGCCCCATTTCCCAGCCGATGCCATCGCCGTACCCAAAAACGAACCTCTGTTCCATCTGGCTCTTGCAGAGGACTGGTCGCAGGCCGAGCGTTGCGGCCACTACTCCACCTCAACCCGGGGGTTGTCTGTGGAACAGGTGGGTTTCATTCACCTGTCCTGGCGAGACCAGATACCCGATACATTTCGGCGTTTTTACGCTGATGCCGGTGATGTCCGCTTGCTCACCGTTGATCCGATGCAGATTCAGGCCCCCTTGCGCGCTGATGCCGTTCCCAGTGGAGAGCTGTTCCCCCACCTTTATGGCGCCTTGCCTGTTGAGGCGGTGACCTCGGTCACCTCCTACCCCTCAGACTGA
- a CDS encoding rhodanese-related sulfurtransferase, with protein MSPLPPAPSRFLVAAFYAFTPLERDTLSALLKELPALAAQGTVLGSVLLAPEGVNGTISGPDEGVEQLLKRLRCDLDLGEAHFERLQVKFSRCDRQAFRRFKARRKKEIVTMGVPSVDPRARVGTYVSPSDWNAVVDDPDTLLIDTRNRYEVAIGSFEGAVDPGTDSFREFPQWVEKELRPLVERKAPARIAMFCTGGIRCEKASSFLMQNGFPEIHHLRGGILSYLEQIPESASRWRGECFVFDQRVALNHQLHPGQHRLCHACGLPLTPEQRAMQSYIPGVQCLHCRDQFSDQDRARFRERQRQWEQQHAGGH; from the coding sequence ATGAGCCCGCTGCCCCCAGCTCCATCGCGGTTCCTGGTGGCTGCGTTCTACGCCTTCACCCCGCTGGAGAGGGACACCCTCTCTGCGTTGTTGAAGGAGCTTCCAGCACTGGCCGCTCAGGGGACTGTTCTCGGTTCCGTGCTGCTTGCACCCGAGGGGGTGAACGGAACCATTTCCGGTCCTGATGAGGGTGTTGAGCAACTTCTCAAGCGCTTGCGGTGTGATCTAGACCTTGGCGAAGCGCATTTTGAGCGCCTTCAGGTGAAATTCAGCCGCTGTGACCGTCAGGCCTTCCGGCGCTTCAAAGCGAGGCGGAAAAAGGAAATTGTGACCATGGGCGTCCCGTCCGTCGATCCGCGCGCGCGGGTTGGCACGTACGTTTCCCCATCCGACTGGAATGCTGTGGTCGATGATCCCGATACGCTCCTCATCGACACGCGCAATCGCTACGAGGTGGCCATTGGCAGCTTTGAGGGTGCTGTCGATCCAGGCACCGACAGCTTCCGAGAGTTTCCGCAATGGGTTGAAAAGGAACTTCGCCCGCTGGTGGAGCGCAAGGCTCCGGCTCGGATCGCCATGTTTTGCACCGGTGGCATCCGTTGCGAGAAAGCCAGCAGTTTTCTGATGCAGAACGGTTTCCCTGAGATTCATCATCTGCGGGGAGGAATTCTCAGCTACCTGGAGCAGATTCCCGAATCCGCAAGCCGATGGAGAGGGGAGTGCTTTGTGTTCGATCAGCGCGTCGCCCTCAACCATCAGCTTCACCCAGGGCAGCACAGGCTTTGTCATGCCTGCGGCCTGCCGCTCACGCCTGAGCAACGGGCGATGCAGAGCTATATCCCCGGGGTGCAGTGTCTTCACTGCAGGGACCAGTTCTCGGATCAGGATCGTGCCCGTTTCCGTGAACGCCAACGCCAGTGGGAGCAGCAGCACGCAGGTGGTCACTGA
- the bioB gene encoding biotin synthase BioB: MSERVEQRHNWSLEEIEALLQSPLMDLLWNAQAVHRTANPGYRVQLASLLSVKTGGCEEDCAYCPQSMHHSSDVTGQPDLEVQAVLDRARVAAEAGADRFCMGWAWREIREGPAFESMLSMVRGVRGLGLEACVTAGMLTDRQAERLAEAGLTAYNHNLDTSPEHYDNIISTRTYQERLETLQRVRKAGVTLCCGGIIGMGESLRDRASMLRVLACLDPHPESVPINALVAVEGTPLEAEPSIDPLELVRMVAVARILMPYSRVRLSAGREQLNREAQILCLQAGADSIFYGDSLLTTSNPAVESDRALLDAAGVQASWQETSAA, from the coding sequence ATGAGCGAACGGGTAGAGCAACGCCATAACTGGTCTTTGGAAGAGATCGAAGCGCTTCTCCAGAGCCCTTTGATGGATCTGCTGTGGAACGCTCAGGCTGTGCACCGCACCGCCAATCCCGGCTACAGAGTGCAGTTGGCTTCACTGCTCAGCGTCAAGACCGGAGGCTGCGAGGAGGACTGTGCGTACTGTCCGCAGTCGATGCATCACAGCAGTGATGTCACAGGCCAGCCTGATCTTGAGGTGCAGGCGGTCCTCGACAGGGCCCGCGTGGCTGCTGAAGCCGGTGCTGATCGCTTCTGCATGGGCTGGGCCTGGCGTGAAATCCGCGAGGGCCCTGCATTCGAATCGATGCTGTCAATGGTCCGTGGCGTGAGGGGGCTTGGCCTTGAGGCCTGCGTGACTGCCGGCATGCTCACCGACAGACAGGCTGAACGACTGGCAGAAGCCGGGCTGACGGCCTACAACCACAACCTCGATACCAGTCCGGAGCATTACGACAACATCATCAGCACGCGCACCTATCAGGAGCGTTTGGAAACGCTTCAAAGGGTCCGAAAGGCAGGCGTGACGCTCTGTTGCGGCGGCATCATCGGCATGGGCGAGTCGCTCCGTGATCGCGCCTCAATGCTGCGGGTGTTGGCGTGTCTGGATCCCCATCCTGAAAGTGTGCCAATCAATGCGCTCGTTGCTGTGGAGGGCACCCCACTGGAGGCCGAACCAAGCATTGACCCCTTGGAGCTTGTGCGCATGGTGGCTGTTGCCCGGATCCTGATGCCCTACAGCCGCGTGCGGCTCAGTGCCGGGCGTGAGCAGCTCAATCGCGAAGCGCAGATTCTCTGCCTGCAGGCTGGAGCCGACTCGATTTTCTACGGAGACTCCTTGCTCACCACCAGCAACCCTGCGGTTGAGTCCGACCGTGCCCTTCTCGATGCAGCCGGAGTACAGGCCAGCTGGCAGGAGACTTCCGCTGCATGA
- a CDS encoding isoprenyl transferase: MSRQLATSADQLESRRCPDGLDPSRLPGHIAVIMDGNGRWAKARGLPRVMGHRAGVEALKTTLRLCNDWGIGALTAYAFSTENWSRPGEEVNFLMTLFERVLQRELDALESEQVRIRFLGDLEALPSRLQALIADATARTAANRGIHFNVCTNYGGRRELVRASRRLAERVASGELQASQIDESALAAELYTVGECDPDLLIRTSGEQRISNFLLWQLAYAEIHVTDVCWPDFGTDALLSALTDYQSRRRRFGGLDGVMPDVLGS; the protein is encoded by the coding sequence TTGAGTCGTCAACTGGCCACCAGTGCCGATCAGCTCGAGTCCAGGCGTTGTCCCGATGGTCTGGACCCCTCCAGGCTGCCTGGCCATATCGCGGTGATCATGGACGGCAACGGTCGCTGGGCCAAAGCGCGCGGCCTGCCCCGGGTGATGGGGCATCGGGCTGGAGTGGAAGCCCTCAAGACCACGCTCAGGCTCTGCAACGACTGGGGCATCGGTGCTCTCACGGCCTATGCCTTTTCAACGGAGAACTGGTCGCGCCCTGGTGAGGAGGTGAATTTCTTGATGACGCTGTTCGAAAGAGTGCTGCAGCGGGAGCTGGATGCACTGGAATCAGAACAGGTGCGCATCCGCTTTCTCGGAGATCTTGAAGCCCTCCCGTCGCGTTTGCAGGCGCTGATCGCTGATGCCACAGCGCGGACGGCCGCCAACCGAGGCATTCATTTCAATGTCTGCACCAACTACGGCGGACGACGGGAACTGGTCCGCGCTTCCCGTCGCCTCGCTGAACGGGTCGCAAGCGGAGAACTTCAGGCTTCACAGATTGACGAGAGCGCTCTTGCAGCAGAGCTTTACACCGTTGGAGAGTGCGATCCAGATCTCCTCATTCGTACCAGTGGAGAGCAAAGGATCAGCAATTTCCTGCTCTGGCAGCTGGCCTACGCCGAGATTCATGTCACCGATGTGTGCTGGCCTGATTTCGGTACTGATGCCCTCCTTTCCGCTCTGACCGACTACCAAAGCCGTCGTCGCCGCTTCGGCGGACTGGATGGGGTGATGCCCGACGTTCTGGGATCCTGA
- the cdaA gene encoding diadenylate cyclase CdaA, producing MNVLAVLQLRQLYDQLSSSLFQWRLLDVFCAVVLGFLLFSRVNEQRTLWLLRGYLFLVFLGWFVQWSETLPLTSTFIDALVLACSLSLAILWQGELRRLMELLGTGKLAVLLGNPQSRLRTTASTVAQLTDAAGRLSKSRRGALIVIDLGSDLRPEDFLNPGITIDAQLSKELLLNLFASDTPLHDGAVVIKGNRIISAGVILPLSRQGVSRYGTRHLAALGITERFDRCICVVISEESGTLSLANQGKLERPITSSRLQDLLTELIAGSVSSAAVKAPSPRSVKKGTQEFLP from the coding sequence ATGAACGTGTTGGCGGTGTTGCAGTTGCGCCAGCTGTACGACCAATTGTCATCCTCACTTTTTCAGTGGCGCCTTCTCGATGTCTTTTGCGCCGTTGTTCTCGGCTTCCTGCTGTTTTCCCGCGTCAACGAACAGCGAACGCTGTGGTTGCTCAGGGGGTATCTCTTCCTCGTTTTTTTGGGGTGGTTTGTCCAGTGGTCCGAGACGCTGCCCCTGACCTCAACGTTCATTGATGCGTTGGTGCTGGCCTGTTCCCTCTCTCTGGCCATCCTCTGGCAGGGGGAACTGCGCAGGCTGATGGAACTCTTGGGCACGGGCAAGCTGGCTGTGCTGCTTGGCAATCCTCAAAGCCGACTGAGAACGACCGCGAGCACGGTGGCTCAACTCACCGACGCTGCGGGGCGTTTATCGAAGAGTCGTCGTGGTGCACTCATCGTGATTGACCTTGGCAGTGACCTTCGGCCTGAGGACTTTCTCAATCCGGGGATCACCATTGATGCTCAGCTCAGCAAAGAACTGCTGCTGAATCTGTTCGCATCCGATACACCGCTGCATGACGGTGCGGTGGTGATCAAGGGAAACCGCATTATTTCGGCAGGGGTGATCCTGCCCCTGTCAAGACAAGGGGTCAGTCGCTATGGAACTCGACATCTGGCCGCACTCGGGATTACCGAACGCTTTGATCGCTGCATCTGCGTGGTGATTTCTGAGGAATCCGGCACCCTGTCCCTCGCCAATCAGGGCAAGCTTGAGCGACCCATTACCAGCTCTCGTTTGCAGGACCTGCTCACTGAACTGATCGCCGGCTCGGTTTCATCGGCGGCAGTGAAAGCACCATCTCCACGTAGCGTGAAGAAAGGAACTCAGGAATTCCTGCCTTGA
- the lysA gene encoding diaminopimelate decarboxylase: MSQPFELGCDTNSPNRNLAPITAEIDAQGKLTVGGCALSDLAERYGTPLYVLDEASIRQACRAYREALERHYPGPSLAIYASKANSSMALSALVASEGLGLDAVSAGELITALDGGMPADRMVLHGNNKSLEELALAYRSGVMVVADNQHDLDLLQTLVPENGEPVRLMLRFTPGIECHTHEYIRTGHLDSKFGFDPDELEPVLRSLQGASWARVEGLHAHIGSQIFELEPHRDLAAVMADALGLARELGHPVRDLNVGGGLGIRYVSSDDPPSIDAWVQVVGTAVASACRQRNLDLPRLLCEPGRSLVAPAGVTVYTVGARKVVPGIRTYLSVDGGMSDNPRPITYQSQYTACLADRPKAEPEETVTIAGKHCESGDVLLKDLAFPACTSGEILVVLATGAYNVSMSSNYNRIPRPATVLVKGAEAELVQRREQPEDLLRYDLLPERLRSVV; encoded by the coding sequence ATGTCTCAGCCTTTTGAACTCGGGTGTGACACAAACAGTCCCAATCGAAACCTCGCTCCGATCACGGCCGAGATCGATGCACAGGGAAAACTCACGGTTGGTGGCTGTGCGTTGAGCGACCTGGCAGAGCGTTATGGAACGCCCCTCTACGTGCTCGACGAAGCCAGTATTCGCCAAGCTTGCCGGGCCTATCGGGAGGCCCTTGAACGTCATTACCCCGGTCCTTCTTTGGCGATCTACGCCTCAAAGGCCAATAGTTCGATGGCCTTATCGGCCTTGGTTGCGTCGGAAGGGCTCGGCCTGGATGCTGTTTCTGCCGGAGAGTTGATCACAGCCCTCGATGGAGGCATGCCAGCTGATCGCATGGTGCTGCATGGCAACAACAAGTCGTTGGAGGAGCTGGCACTCGCTTATCGCAGCGGCGTGATGGTGGTCGCCGATAACCAGCACGACCTGGATCTACTGCAAACCCTCGTTCCGGAGAATGGCGAGCCGGTGAGGCTCATGCTCCGCTTCACTCCGGGAATCGAGTGCCACACCCACGAGTACATCCGCACTGGACATCTCGATAGCAAGTTCGGCTTCGATCCGGACGAGCTCGAACCTGTGCTCCGCTCTCTGCAAGGTGCGTCTTGGGCCAGGGTCGAGGGTTTGCACGCCCACATCGGCTCGCAGATTTTTGAGCTGGAACCCCATCGCGATCTTGCCGCCGTCATGGCTGATGCCCTTGGCTTGGCCCGCGAGCTCGGACATCCAGTCCGTGATCTCAATGTGGGTGGCGGTTTGGGGATTCGCTATGTGAGCAGCGACGATCCACCGAGTATTGATGCCTGGGTTCAAGTGGTAGGAACGGCGGTGGCATCGGCCTGCCGGCAGCGCAATCTGGATCTCCCCCGCCTCTTGTGTGAACCCGGTCGGTCGCTTGTGGCGCCTGCAGGGGTGACCGTGTACACGGTTGGGGCTCGCAAGGTTGTGCCCGGAATCCGCACCTACCTCTCTGTGGATGGGGGCATGAGCGATAACCCCCGGCCAATTACCTATCAATCGCAGTACACAGCCTGTTTGGCCGACCGACCCAAGGCGGAGCCTGAAGAGACGGTCACGATTGCCGGAAAGCATTGTGAGTCTGGGGACGTCCTGCTGAAAGATCTGGCGTTTCCGGCTTGTACCAGTGGAGAGATTCTCGTGGTGCTCGCGACCGGGGCCTACAACGTTTCGATGAGCTCGAACTACAACCGCATTCCCAGGCCTGCCACGGTGTTGGTGAAAGGTGCTGAAGCGGAACTGGTGCAGCGCAGGGAGCAGCCAGAGGATTTACTGCGATACGACCTGCTGCCAGAACGCTTGCGATCGGTAGTCTGA
- a CDS encoding GNAT family N-acetyltransferase translates to MEGSQGQNEPRPLGIEDLEACLALDRMALNGLWTSKQWTRELTDDHRIALGIEDAESQLIALAAGWLVADELQITAVAVAPHQRKQGLGTQIMKALIQRGGIAGAVQASLDVASTNRAAIALYASLGFVTTGSRRKYYRDGSDALLQWLKIENSRDIHTDQTDNSNTFRH, encoded by the coding sequence ATGGAGGGCTCTCAAGGCCAAAACGAACCGCGCCCTCTCGGGATCGAGGACCTGGAGGCCTGCCTGGCACTTGATCGCATGGCTCTCAACGGTCTCTGGACATCAAAGCAATGGACGCGAGAACTGACCGACGACCACAGGATTGCACTGGGGATCGAGGATGCGGAGAGCCAGCTGATTGCCCTCGCAGCGGGTTGGCTGGTGGCTGACGAACTTCAGATCACGGCTGTCGCCGTTGCCCCCCATCAGCGCAAGCAGGGGCTCGGAACTCAGATCATGAAGGCCCTGATCCAGCGGGGAGGGATCGCTGGGGCTGTACAGGCAAGCTTGGATGTGGCCAGCACCAACCGAGCCGCGATCGCTTTGTACGCAAGTTTGGGGTTCGTGACCACCGGATCCCGACGGAAGTATTACCGAGATGGGAGCGACGCACTCCTGCAGTGGCTGAAAATCGAAAACAGTAGGGATATCCACACTGATCAAACAGATAACTCGAATACTTTTCGGCATTGA